GGGCTCGACTCAGGGATGCGCTGTTCCTCAGTTCGGTTTGGGGTGAGCGTGGAACATCTGGCTGATCAGCTCCCGGATCTGTGTCTCCTGTGCGTCCGTGAGGACACCAGCCCTGATCTTCACCGTGATCCCGTTGATGTCCTTCGTGATAGAACCCGCATGTTCCTTTCCGGCGAAGAACTTGTCGATGCTACGCTCACTTGCAGAATCCGTCGTCGTAGTCCGGCGTGTGGCCAACGCCTTGATGGCCGCGGCCACCTTCCCCTGGTCCATGTCGCCCTTCACCACGAGTGGCCAGAGTTCCTTCGCGGCGTTCACACCATCGTCCCCGTACTTCCTGATGGCCGTAACGATCGCCTGGGCGGCCGTCCCGCCAAGCAGCCGTGGCTGGATGTCGAGATCTTTCCTGATGAAGTCAGGCAGATTTTCAAACGAGAGGAACTGGTAAAGCCCACTGCGCGACATCCCGAGTGCCTCGGCCATCCGCTTACGGTCGGGAAATTCTTTCTCGGTCTGTCTGATAGACATCGCGATCTCATAGTCAGACAGGTCGTCACGACTCACGTTCTCCACCAGCGCCAGCACGGCCATGTCTGCGTCGGAGCACTCCACGACCACAGCCTTCACGGCGTCGAGTCCCACCATCTTGTGCGCGCGCCACCGACGCTCGCCCGCCACAATCTGATAGACATCGTCGGAGCGACGGACCACGATGGGCTGCATCAGTCCGACTTCACGAATGGACTCCGCCAGTTCTGAGAGCCTCGCCTCGTTGAATACCCTTCGCGGCTGCCAGGGGTTCGGCACGATGTCCGAGACCGCCAGTTGCGTCGCCGCGCCAGTGGACTCCAGCTCCTGCACACGGAGTTGCGCGACGGCAAGCGCACCGGCAAGGCCAGGCGCCGTCTGCGTCCGGTTGCTGCGCTTGACCTCATCTTCCTTGATCGACGAAGTCGCCCGGATACCCGACGTCTTGGCCAGCAGTTGCTCTCGCATGTTACTCATTGCGCGTTCCTCCATTTTTCTGCATAGATTTCGTCTACCCAACGGCAGTAGTCGACAAGCGGCTGTCGTACACGCTGCAACGATTTGGCCGCGCTGTGGGTACTGCTGACGTCGAATACCGTTGAGAATGCCAGCGCTCCCGTACTCATCACGGAACTGGCCG
This region of Paraburkholderia terrae genomic DNA includes:
- a CDS encoding ParB/RepB/Spo0J family partition protein, which encodes MSNMREQLLAKTSGIRATSSIKEDEVKRSNRTQTAPGLAGALAVAQLRVQELESTGAATQLAVSDIVPNPWQPRRVFNEARLSELAESIREVGLMQPIVVRRSDDVYQIVAGERRWRAHKMVGLDAVKAVVVECSDADMAVLALVENVSRDDLSDYEIAMSIRQTEKEFPDRKRMAEALGMSRSGLYQFLSFENLPDFIRKDLDIQPRLLGGTAAQAIVTAIRKYGDDGVNAAKELWPLVVKGDMDQGKVAAAIKALATRRTTTTDSASERSIDKFFAGKEHAGSITKDINGITVKIRAGVLTDAQETQIRELISQMFHAHPKPN